The following DNA comes from Miscanthus floridulus cultivar M001 chromosome 5, ASM1932011v1, whole genome shotgun sequence.
TGATTTCCGGCGTGGATCGAGTAAATCCATGCCCGTCACTGGTCCATAGGCTGGTTTTATTTCTGCAAGGTTTTATTCCCTTTCCACCAAAAGTCTTGTTCAGTAGGTATGGAATCAATCCATTAGCTAAGCTAATTGCAATAAAATAGACTCAACAAAAGATCAGGATTGGTTCCACACCTCTCGACTCATGGATTGATTCCCTGCCTAAATTGGGTAGGAAAGACCGAGATGGACTGGGTTTCAAACCATGGTGGACTTAACCGAACGCTCATTCCCACGTAGGCATGAATTGCTTCCTAGCTAGAACGATTCCAAGCCATTCCATGACGTTCCCGGTCGAAACGAACAAACCCTTAGCGGGTGAGGTTTCGTTTTCCTGAGCCAAGTCTACGAGAAGTCTTAAACTGAAGCTCATTGAACGCTTGCCTGCATGATCTCGCATTCTTGCGATATCATGCAGCTTCCTCTTTTGACAGTTAATGGAAGGTAGGATTTGGGAAACTACTggtgtgatgatttttttttgatCGGTACTTGTGTGATGATTTTGTTTGGTTGTCGAGAGAAGCTCATGAACAAGGCGAGACTATCATGGATCACTTGTTGATTCGGTCCGTGAATGGGGATGGCCCAAAGCAAACATGGGCCCAAATGGTCGCCGTGTATGGGCCATTGCGGGTAAACGGCAGAGGTGAAAAcgatacggatatttttcgaccgtattcgagtCTAAATCTATCTAGAGAGGTTCACACCTGTCCGTATCCGATACTATCTGACATTCGAATCTAAATCCGACCAGCAATATAAAAAGAAATATAATATCAGTCCGTCCGTATGCAGTCCGTTTTCATCCTAGGGCGCCACTTTTTAAACGGACGCGGGATCGATCGTCGATTCCAAGTTCCAACCCGCCGCACCCCGTCCGACCGACCCTCCCACGATCGCCAAAGCCCCAAGCAAACATGGCGTTGCGACCAGCGACCATCCGCCTCTCCCCTGCTGCCGCCGGCGTGATTTCCCGACCCACCACGCGTAGAGCGCCGCCAGTGCCCTCCGCTTCGTCCCGGATGGCTCTTGCAGGAGAGCAAGGAAGCTGCGATTGTGCTGTGCTCCGGAGGACGACGAGTGGTGGGCGACGCCGGTGCGGCCCGAAGATCTGGTGGAGCCGACGGGGCAGGGCGCGGAGGAGGTGATCGCTATACGGGACGCTCTAGTCAGGGACCCTCTCCGGCCCATCTGGCTCGCCTTCCAGGAGATCGCGGCCACCGGCGGAAACATCTTCCGCTGCCGCTGCTTCCACGCCGGCGTAATGTCAGGTTACCGGCTCAACCTTTCGTCCCCTATATCTTCTTATCGATCAATTTTCTTTAAATTGTAGTTGAAGAATTTCCTCGGCTGCGTTGTTAATATGTACGCGTGTCTCGTTTAACCTGTCTGAACACTTCTGTGGTTTCTAGGATATATCTTGTTCAGATATATATCTTATCTTTCTTTCTGGTTCAGAAGCAAAACTCATCTTGCCTGGACAAAGTCTTGTGATATTACGATAGTACACCTTACTACCTGCAGCTCTTACTTCTGTATGGACTGTCACCAAACATGCATGTTACTCACCACCGGGGCAATATCTTCCTTTCTTTTCTGAAAGTAACTGCTGATGCATTATGACACGTAATTTGCTGAAGAGATTGTGTGTTTCTGAGCAGGTACCTTGCTTCTTGTGGCCGGTATTTGTCAGCTCTACAAAGTGGCTCCAAACCTTTTCATGGACATCGTTCTTGCATATATGTTCTACAAATTGAGCGTTTTAGCAGCAGAGCTGAAAAGAAACGGGAAAGCTAACAACATATGTGCTCGGATTCAGTGTGGTGAGTTCAAGAAGTCATTACCATATATTTGCTGACAAAGAAAGTTTCAGCACAAAGAACCGTTCTCCAATATCAATCGCTACCTGTGACGGCAAATCCAAACGACATGCCCTTAGTCTTGTTGGTACATGGGACCATACAATAAAACATAGAAAACTGTGTATATTAATCCAATAAAATTAATGAGTAGGAACCAAAATTGAAAAATTACCTTCGATACAGATCAATTAGTTTTGTAGTATCATGGAACTGCTAAAAAAATGCTAAAGCATGTTTTATCTAGTTTTCTTTCTGAAGGAAATGGCTACCTATCTAGTATCATCGAACTGCTCAGAATTCACTTTCCAGTTCTGATTTCAGCATTTTATTTCCCGATTCTCCTCCCAATTACTACAGTTCACTGTTCTTTTGTACGCATGAGTTCAACAACTGTTAAAAAAGTGGCTGCTCCATAGTCCATACAGAATACACACTTCAATTTTGGTTGTGGAATTCCATGTCTGCGAATTCTTTTAGCTttaattaaaaaatatatatatttttggtgTGGCAAGTTATGCAACTAGCTGATCTCACATTGCTTTCTTTCCATTTCAGTTCTCATGGTTATTTTGTTCTACAAATATAACAATCCTACCAAGGTACAATTTCTTCCCTCCTCTTGATAAGGATTGTCTTTTATTTTTATAGATTGACGAACCTTATtattttatttgctttctttttcTTGTAGGACTCTTACTACCACTTCACTGAGTTTATCTGGTTAGTAGTTGggttattttttcttttcttcctttctcTTTTCTCTATCATACATTTGCTATAGATATATCACATTATTGCACGATACCTTCTTCTAGTAGAATGTAACATATAATTTCAATGTCAAACTCTAATCAATGTAATAGATTGTGATAAAAAGCTAAAGAAAATAACACTATTCTCTGTAAACTCTTTGTTGTTTGCTCTTAAGGCATTTGTGTTTGGATTTACAATCCTAAAGGCCTGTAAGTTCTTCTGTTTCATGCATCATTCATTAAATCAGCACCATGTGTATACCAGCATCGAACTTATAGATTTCTCTATGCATTTCCCCTACTATCTGTATTTAGTTTTTATCATGCTCTGCAGGGGCATTACTACCCTTGTGTATTCATGCACGGTGTTCTATGAATACATTGGCCTCAAGCATCCAAGACATCATCTGGAAGCAATGTTCAAGACTATTGTAACAACCAAAGGTGGTTTGATAAAGGTGCTGAAGCGTTTGTACTGGGAGTTGATAAATTAGAGAGTATTCACTTTCTCAAGACAAGAAGTAATTTTTGTATGCACACTTGTACTTCATTAACGAGAACATATGTTTCAGTGAAGTATCTCCTAAAGATTTCGTGAACCTTTCTTGCACTTCTGTCAATGTACCACTATCTCAAGATATACATGCGTGTTATctagactacaaaacaaacaaaagTAAGCTTCATCTCAGGTGTTTGAATTAACGACAAGCACAAGAGCTGATGTCCTAACTCAATATTCTTGCGACCACATGCACGCCAGCTACTGAAGATCACTTCTCTCAGAAAAAAGCGCCGCAGCCAGTCAGCACTGAAGATCATTTGTCTCTGCCAAAAAAAAGGTGGTCATGAACGTAAGTAGCTGTTTCACAAATGCCTGGAGTATGCATAAACATAAAAGTTCAGAAAGAAACAGGGACGGGAAAACTAGCAGCCACATGAACAAATTTTATTATCTGTATATATTGATTTATTATCTCTATAGATTGTGTCTATTATAGAAGCTTTGACACGTGGAAGTCAATTCTGGTCATGTAGACAGGTCCTAAATGCTACCAGTAGTCAATGGTTGCTAGAACTGATACAGTACAAGAAACCACCTCGGTCCTTTCTTTGTTACATCCAGATAGAACATGACTAGTTCGCCAGCATCCTTAGCCTCTTTTAGTGCACCATAGACTGATTTGACCACGCACAGGCATGAAGATAACAGAATGATTGAACGCTTGGTGTCAAGGCCCTTTGACTTCATTATTACTATGATCTGGTGTCTGGCACCCAATATCAAGGCAAGAAATAGGATTGCACTAAGAGGCATCATGTTGCCTTTTGCTGTGGCTTTTTTCTGAGGAGAACACTTTGAGTTGTCTTCGCTTTGACTCTGATCTTCTCCTTTCACTATGTCACATTCATTGCAGTCCCCAGCCATTGCACGGGGTGCATTTGCAACCCTCTGATGTGATAAATTGGCACAAAAAGTGGCACCCCAAACACACCCCTACCAGAATGAGCAATAACAAAGATTGGATCAAGGGTGAAGGTCAGATATAGATGATGTTACTCAGAACTGTGTTTCGATTTTCACCTGTAAAGTGATGTTGCAAAAATCTCTTGATCTGCCATGATTAGCAGCGCATTCTTTCCTTGCCACACTTGGAAGAAAACCAGAATGCACACTCTTGATCTTTACTGTGCTCTTGGCATTCTTCTCCACCTTCGAATAAGTCATCATCTTGTTCTTGTCCTGTAAGATAATGTGTTGGTCGGTTAGGTTTACATGTTGTGCTGTCTTATAGGAATGGATTGCAAGCAAAGATAAATGCCCATGGAGCAAGAACACATATAATAAGAACTGAGCTccaaatgatcatgcatatttcACAGAATGTGCTACCGATGATCCTACAAAATGGCTGGTAGGTTAACTCACAGGATCTTGCATATGTTCATGGTATTGGTACCCTTGCATAACCGACACTGCATACGGTCCTCCAGTCGAACCAGTCTTAGTAGACTTTAGCGTCAAAGGCTGAGCACAAGAATTGACAGCAGAATTTGATATACTGAAACATAATAGAATGAGACTATGAGTAACTATCCTAAAAATCTGCATCCAGAGAATGTTACGAAAAAACAAATTGACATCAGATTACAGCTCATGCAAATACCAGAAACACTTGACCCATAGCCTAAATCTGTGGTTCCTGTTCGGTAAGGATGAAATACAAATGGTAAGGTTCAGTAGCAAAATCATAGTACTGCATCTAAAATTTTGAACCTAAAATATACAACAAAATTAACTCTAAATAAACAAAGATTTTCAGGCAACAAAATGCAAACAAATTTCACAAAGGCAAATCATAAATTCAGAATGGAATATTTCAATGTGACAGAAAGAGAATTGGTACATCTACATGCCAACTAGCAAATTATTTAAGTGCTGGTACTTTCTGAATCTGAATTAaggtgacagaagtcagaaggtGTTTGACTTGTGCCCATGTGACAGAAGgcgttcaacttaggtcaatttCAACTTCATACAATGATTTAATGTTGCTTTACGAAGTACAAACATTTCTTTCAGGAAAGCGAATTCATACAATGATGTAATGATGACTTACGAGGTACAAACATTTCCTTCAGGAAAGAGAATTTATACAACGATGTAATGATGCCTTACGAAGTACAAACATCTCTGTCAGGAGGCTTAGGAACTAAAATTGCAATGTGACACTGCACGGCACCCTTGTCAATAAAAAATAGATTTAGATAAGAGTACACCAAACCAATCTTGCGATGCTAATTTACTTCGTCAGGAAGAAGTAACCCAAATTAAGCAATGTCATCCTCTCgaacatatatactcgaacataTACCCAAACAGAAAGACAGTAAGGCAGTTTGCAGTACATGCGCACCCAACAATAAGAAGAACCAATCAGACACCGTTGAGCAATTCAAAATCCAGAAACGGAACAGATCCAAAACAGGAAATAAAGCAAATAAACAGGGACGGTAGACGGGCGGAGACCATCTCTACCGCACGCACATATCTGACGAGAACAACACCTGATGATAACATCTCCAATCAAGTATAGGGGGTAAAAAGAGAAAGCAACAGAAACGAACAGAGTTATCCTGAGTATGACGCACGCTAGTAGTAGCAAGAAGAGGCATCAATAATCGGATGATGAGACAAAGACCGTACAGGTTTGAAAGGAAACAGGAAAGGCGAAGAGAGAATGAGAGATCACACTATGGAGAATCGGTGCTCAGCCGCCGCGCCTCTTAGAAGAAACCACCACCAACAGCGGACACAGAACGCAAAAACAACAAGAGAGCCAACTTGGGGGTAAAATCTCGCAAGAGTTTCA
Coding sequences within:
- the LOC136451196 gene encoding uncharacterized protein, translated to MRKTKNMLSFVYIGRLKSVSLTILVVSCILWRAGGRCSLPPGRSSRRLQPWTSLSLPHFFSSLAFSPCSPFAHHHGALEARFSATLRLAPPAALSNGRGVAARCPGLLQTRNHRFRLWVKCFCISNSAVNSCAQPLTLKSTKTGSTGGPYAVSVMQGYQYHEHMQDPDKNKMMTYSKVEKNAKSTVKIKSVHSGFLPSVARKECAANHGRSRDFCNITLQGCVWGATFCANLSHQRVANAPRAMAGDCNECDIVKGEDQSQSEDNSKCSPQKKATAKGNMMPLSAILFLALILGARHQIIVIMKSKGLDTKRSIILLSSCLCVVKSVYGALKEAKDAGELVMFYLDVTKKGPRDK